Proteins co-encoded in one Erinaceus europaeus chromosome 2, mEriEur2.1, whole genome shotgun sequence genomic window:
- the LOC132536830 gene encoding carcinoembryonic antigen-related cell adhesion molecule 1-like isoform X2 — MAAAPMTSVPNHRGWILWQKLLYAASLLAIWMSFSTAQITMEVVPPNPIEGMDVLLLVHNLTWGDSVKFWYVSESLKSVPQLVVFVNLKNKSYPGPAYNDRQTIYHNGSMLIRNINRKDTGFYSFQVLRNFSEEQQITMLVPVYYGPDTPTMSSSSSYYRSGTPIKLSCHATSNPPAQYSWWINGRPLGSTEELFIPSLSVNESGYYTCSAYNHVTGFYGYTIKTIKVFP, encoded by the exons ATGGCAGCAGCCCCCATGACCTCAGTCCCTAATCACCGAGGGTGGATTCTCTGGCAGAAGCTCCTGTATGCAG CTTCACTCTTAGCCATCTGGATGTCATTCTCTACTGCCCAGATCACTATGGAAGTAGTACCACCCAATCCTATCGAAGGAATGGATGTTCTTCTACTTGTCCACAACCTGACATGGGGTGATTCAGTCAAATTTTGGTATGTCAGTGAAAGTTTGAAATCAGTTCCTCAACTTGTTGTATTTGTAAACCTCAAGAATAAAAGCTACCCAGGGCCTGCATATAATGATCGACAGACAATCTATCACAATGGCTCCATGCTGATCAGGAATATCAACCGAAAGGACACAGGATTTTACAGCTTCCAAGTCTTAAGAAATTTTTCAGAAGAACAACAAATAACTATGCTGGTCCCAGTGTACT ATGGTCCGGatacccccactatgtcctcctcaAGTTCCTACTATAGATCAGGAACACCCATTAAGCTCTCCTGTCATGCAACCTCTAACCCACCTGCACAGTATTCTTGGTGGATTAATGGGAGGCCCCTGGGATCTACGGAGGAGCTCTTCATCCCCAGCCTTTCTGTGAATGAGAGTGGATATTATACCTGTTCTGCCTACAACCATGTCACTGGCTTCTATGGATACACAATAAAGACCATCAAAGTATTTC cctaa
- the LOC132536830 gene encoding carcinoembryonic antigen-related cell adhesion molecule 1-like isoform X1, with protein sequence MAAAPMTSVPNHRGWILWQKLLYAASLLAIWMSFSTAQITMEVVPPNPIEGMDVLLLVHNLTWGDSVKFWYVSESLKSVPQLVVFVNLKNKSYPGPAYNDRQTIYHNGSMLIRNINRKDTGFYSFQVLRNFSEEQQITMLVPVYYGPDTPTMSSSSSYYRSGTPIKLSCHATSNPPAQYSWWINGRPLGSTEELFIPSLSVNESGYYTCSAYNHVTGFYGYTIKTIKVFRK encoded by the exons ATGGCAGCAGCCCCCATGACCTCAGTCCCTAATCACCGAGGGTGGATTCTCTGGCAGAAGCTCCTGTATGCAG CTTCACTCTTAGCCATCTGGATGTCATTCTCTACTGCCCAGATCACTATGGAAGTAGTACCACCCAATCCTATCGAAGGAATGGATGTTCTTCTACTTGTCCACAACCTGACATGGGGTGATTCAGTCAAATTTTGGTATGTCAGTGAAAGTTTGAAATCAGTTCCTCAACTTGTTGTATTTGTAAACCTCAAGAATAAAAGCTACCCAGGGCCTGCATATAATGATCGACAGACAATCTATCACAATGGCTCCATGCTGATCAGGAATATCAACCGAAAGGACACAGGATTTTACAGCTTCCAAGTCTTAAGAAATTTTTCAGAAGAACAACAAATAACTATGCTGGTCCCAGTGTACT ATGGTCCGGatacccccactatgtcctcctcaAGTTCCTACTATAGATCAGGAACACCCATTAAGCTCTCCTGTCATGCAACCTCTAACCCACCTGCACAGTATTCTTGGTGGATTAATGGGAGGCCCCTGGGATCTACGGAGGAGCTCTTCATCCCCAGCCTTTCTGTGAATGAGAGTGGATATTATACCTGTTCTGCCTACAACCATGTCACTGGCTTCTATGGATACACAATAAAGACCATCAAAGTATTTCGTAAGTAG